One stretch of Eggerthella lenta DSM 2243 DNA includes these proteins:
- a CDS encoding helix-turn-helix domain-containing protein yields MGTGELIRKYRKMRGLTQSELAEKCSLTDSAIRNYELGNRTPGEDQVKGIASALHVAPESLSDVPVATAREALELIFRIDEEFGFKPKEIGGELVLAIDPSSKKAPKLAQALKAWLAQIDSEKSGEITAEQLAEWKAKFGA; encoded by the coding sequence ATGGGAACTGGCGAACTCATTAGGAAGTACCGCAAGATGCGGGGTCTTACCCAAAGCGAGCTTGCGGAGAAGTGCAGTTTGACGGATTCAGCGATTAGGAACTACGAGCTCGGCAACAGGACGCCTGGGGAAGATCAGGTGAAAGGAATCGCATCGGCGCTTCACGTTGCGCCCGAATCGCTTTCCGACGTTCCCGTGGCCACGGCGCGCGAGGCCTTGGAGCTCATCTTCAGGATCGACGAGGAGTTCGGCTTCAAGCCGAAAGAGATCGGCGGCGAGCTCGTCCTGGCCATCGACCCGTCGTCGAAGAAGGCGCCCAAGCTCGCCCAGGCGCTCAAAGCTTGGCTCGCGCAGATTGATTCGGAAAAGTCCGGCGAAATCACCGCCGAGCAGCTCGCCGAATGGAAGGCGAAATTCGGAGCCTAG
- the guaA gene encoding glutamine-hydrolyzing GMP synthase: MSTTPSSQLVIVVDFGAQYGQLIARRVRDLHVYSEIVPCDITAEEVSELAPAAIILSGGPASVYAEDAPSIDPGIFELGIPVLGFCYGQQIMAVTLGGTVGHTEKGEYGAAPLTRRDEGTSLLYGETPVKQTVWMSHRDAVAEAPAGFTVTASTDVCPVASMECAERRLYATQFHPEVRHTPHGDQLLRNFLFGICGLEASWTMDSIIDDAVAAIREQVGSDRVILGLSGGVDSSVVAALCAKAIGKQLTCVFINHGLLRKNEPEEVEDVFTKQFDVDFVHVHAEDRYAALLADVVEPEQKRRIIGSQFWKEFFAVAEELAEGGRPVKYLAQGTIYPDIIESGARKTGGKASTIKSHHNLIPFPDGVHFDLIEPLDHFFKDEVRALGTALGLPDHIVHRQPFPGPGLAIRIIGTVTREKLEILKNADAIVREELDAYNVRVYEETGERNSERSVWQYFAVLPDVKSVGVMGDERTYAYPIILRAVESSDAMTADWAKLPYEVLARVSSRIVAEVPGVNRVAYDITSKPPATIEWE; encoded by the coding sequence CCCGCGGCCATCATCCTGTCGGGCGGGCCGGCCAGCGTGTACGCCGAGGACGCGCCGTCCATCGATCCGGGCATCTTCGAGCTGGGCATTCCCGTGCTGGGCTTCTGCTACGGCCAGCAGATTATGGCCGTCACGCTGGGCGGCACCGTGGGCCACACCGAGAAGGGCGAGTACGGAGCCGCGCCTCTGACGCGGCGCGACGAGGGGACGTCCCTGCTGTACGGCGAGACGCCCGTCAAGCAGACGGTGTGGATGAGCCACCGCGACGCCGTAGCCGAGGCGCCTGCGGGCTTCACGGTGACGGCCTCGACCGACGTGTGCCCCGTGGCCTCGATGGAGTGCGCGGAGCGCCGGCTGTACGCGACGCAGTTCCATCCCGAGGTGCGCCACACGCCGCACGGCGACCAGCTGCTGAGGAACTTCCTGTTCGGCATCTGCGGCCTTGAGGCCAGCTGGACGATGGACTCCATCATCGACGATGCCGTGGCGGCCATCCGCGAGCAGGTGGGAAGCGATCGCGTGATCCTGGGCCTTTCGGGCGGCGTGGACTCCTCCGTGGTGGCCGCGCTGTGCGCAAAGGCTATCGGTAAGCAGCTGACCTGCGTGTTCATCAACCACGGGCTGCTGCGCAAGAACGAGCCCGAAGAAGTTGAGGACGTGTTCACGAAGCAGTTCGACGTGGACTTCGTGCACGTGCACGCCGAGGACCGCTACGCCGCGCTGCTGGCCGACGTCGTGGAGCCGGAGCAGAAGCGCCGCATCATCGGCTCGCAGTTCTGGAAGGAGTTCTTCGCCGTCGCGGAGGAGCTGGCCGAGGGCGGCCGGCCGGTGAAGTACCTGGCGCAGGGCACCATCTACCCCGACATCATCGAGAGCGGCGCGCGCAAGACCGGCGGCAAGGCCTCGACCATCAAGAGCCACCACAACCTGATCCCCTTCCCCGACGGCGTGCATTTCGATTTGATCGAGCCGCTCGACCACTTCTTCAAGGACGAGGTGCGTGCGCTGGGCACGGCGCTGGGGCTGCCCGACCACATCGTGCATCGTCAGCCGTTCCCCGGTCCGGGTTTGGCCATCCGCATCATCGGCACGGTGACGCGCGAGAAGCTGGAGATTTTGAAAAACGCCGATGCTATCGTGCGCGAGGAGCTGGACGCCTACAACGTCCGCGTGTACGAGGAGACCGGCGAGCGCAACAGCGAACGCAGCGTATGGCAGTACTTCGCCGTGCTGCCCGACGTGAAGAGCGTCGGCGTCATGGGCGACGAGCGGACGTACGCCTACCCCATCATCCTGCGAGCCGTGGAGTCGAGCGACGCGATGACGGCAGACTGGGCGAAGCTGCCCTACGAAGTGCTGGCCCGAGTGTCGAGCCGCATCGTAGCCGAAGTCCCGGGCGTGAACCGGGTAGCGTACGACATCACCAGCAAGCCCCCCGCGACGATTGAGTGGGAGTGA